One Oryctolagus cuniculus chromosome 7, mOryCun1.1, whole genome shotgun sequence genomic window, cttttcaaagtcaAAAAATTCTGGCAAAACCTTTCTTTAAGGCTAGAGTATGTGTATGTTCAGGGGTAGAGGTAGGTGGAAGGAGGATGGGTATGAAATAATTGAGAATCACCTGCCAGAAGGAGGTATGTAttgaaaatgattcattttttttttttgctcctagTATACCTTGAGGTTACATGAAGCATAGGAAATGTACGATTCagtgtctttctgtgtttcaagaaaaaaaatgagtcattccgtattttttttttctcccatacGTGATTATGAGAAAGCATTTTAGTAGTTTTCAATTTGGAATTTGGAAGAGATTGGGAGGCTGTTTACTGgggattttacaaaaaaaaatttaaagactcaGCGCTTCTTCCCTAGGTGCTTTAGATCTAAGAACGCACTGCCATGGACAGAAATATAAGGAAATTCATGATTGGATTGTTAAGTGGGTGGGCAGTGAGGCACTTCAAGTGAAAGCATTATATTGGTAAGAAATTTATAGGCAGAAAGAAAGGGTAAATGCATAATGGAATAGAAACCAGGAGAATGTAAGGTACAAGATACTGGTTTTATGTAGGAAGTTTTGCTCTCCCTGAGAGTGCCTGTGAAATTTTGAAGTAAGTGAAGTCATGATTAAAGGTTTGCTTTTGTCTTTGCTTATTCTCTTTCTTACATGTATATTTTACTTGGAAGTGGTCAGGGCACTGAGAGTTGATGAGGTTGGCTGTACTTTTAAACAAGGAGAGAAGAGTATTTTGATTTTGAGCCCCACAAAGAGTTTTGAGGATCACTAGTCTTGTTTTGAGAATAAGAGTAACAGCATTGAAAGTTTGGGAAAatcgggggccggtgctgtggtacagtggtttaagcctctgcctgctgcactggcatcccatatgggtgctggtttgagtccctgctgctctgcttccaatccagctccctgctaatgagcctgagaagacagtggaggatggcctaagtgcatgggcccctgcacttacatgggagacccagaggaatcctggctttggattagtccatctctggccattgtggtcatttggggagtgaaccagtggatggaagatcttgctgtctgtctctctctctctctctctctctctctctctctttctctctctctctctctctagctctgcctttcaaataaataaatcttaaaaaagtaaaaaaggttTGGGCAAATGGGTCCCAAAAACCAAATAGAGGTTTTTTTGCTCTATATAGAAATGTTTAatgcaggtatttttttttaaagatttatttatttatttgaaaggcagagttacagagagagggagacagacagcgatattctgtctgctggttcactttgcaaaagacctcaatggccagggctgggccaggctgaagccaggagccaagagcgtcatcctggtctcccacatgagttcagggtcTCAAATACTTGTActgtcctcctctgctttcccctacatgttaatagggagctggattataagtggaacAACCAGAAACAAAccaatgccaatatgggatgttgaccTCACAgctagcaacttaacccactaagccacaactcAGTCCCTGGTATCTGTTCTTGATTATCTTTAAGTATCAAAATGAAAACAGGCTTAGCAAGAAGAGGAATGTAAGATAGATCTTTGGAAAGCTGTGTTGGATGTGTCAGTACAAAGGGAATATAGACACATTTTTGCCagagtttgttatttttttttaattttgtatttatttatttgagagttagagttacagtgagtgggaaagacagaaaggtcttccatccactggttcactccccagatggctgcagcggccagagctgggttgatccgaagccaagagccaggagcttcatctggatttcccacaggggtacaggggctgaggtacttggaccatcttttactgctttcccaggccataagctgaaagccggattggaagtagagcagccgggatgcgaaccggcacccatatgggatgctggcactgcaggcggaggattaacctactgtgccacagcaccagcccccagaatttGTTCTTACTGATTGAATAAATGCACAAAAGTGAGTTgtgttttggtaatttttttcacCTTGTTCATGAAAATAATAGgtgctgggctggcattgtgtcatagcaggtaaagctggcacctgtgatgccagcatcccaaatgggtaccaatttgagtcctggctgctgcacttccaatcccactcctgctaattgcctaggaaagcaatggagtatggcccaactacttgggaccctttacccacgtgggagacccagaagaagctcctggttttgaggagatcctctctctatctttctgtcttaccacctctctctctctctaactctgcctttcaagtaaataaataaatcctaaacaaAAAAATGGGCACTAATAGAAAATTTGGTATATTTGGGGAAAAGCTCAAATGCAGTCTTTGAGATATACCAAAATGTTACCAGTGTttagtttttctgatttttctaatttttaaaaattcagaattatATACACAGTGACTTACTTTTTTTACTTACATTGTCTTTGGATACatgatgttaacatttttattttttccactcaCCTTGCTATTCTCTAGATCTAAAAGAACTCAGGCAGAGACTATGAAACTAAAGCGGATCCAGAAAGAGTTGCAGGCTTTGGATGACATGGTATCAGCTGACATTGGAATCCTTAGGAACCGCATTGATCAGGCCAGTCTCGACTATTCATATGCCCGGTGAGTTGGGAAGATTGAATTCAGAGTAAGGAATCTGACTTAAATAATTCATATTGCTAGCTGGACCAGTAGCTTTAACGTATATCATCATTTAAGCCTCGTATCAGCCTCCGTAGGTGTGGCACTTACTCCTCTGTGGTTCTCATTCAAGTATCTTTTTCCTCTGTGTAGCCTTCCTTAACTCTACCAGTTAACCTTGTTCATATGCTTGTTAAAGCATttcttatattatttatttacatttcaatCTTTGTTGGTAAACTATCAGAAATTGAATGTTTGAGACTTTCTCTTTAGTCTTTCAGGATTTATCAGTGTAAATGTCTGAATGACTTGCACCCAAAACTCTGTTACTCTATCACCACGTTTATGCtgtttccattaaaatttttgattatttgataTGATCTTTATGGGATTGGAACTTTTCTCATTTTAGTCTTCAGCATAGTAAGAAAACCtaggcttgcttgcttgcttattttatttatttgaaagagttacagagaggcagaggcggagagagaggtcttccatcggtggttcactccccagatagccacaaaggctgaagctgtgctgattcgaagccaggagccaggagcttcttctgggtcccccacatgggtgtaggggcccaaggacttgggccatataggttagtttttaaaagtttatgaatattttaaagaaaatacctcTCTTGGaacttgcaggtttttttttaaagatttattttatttatttgagaggcagagttacagaaagagagagcgagcttgcatccaatggttcactccccaaatggctccaatggctggagctgggccaatccaaagccagccaCTGTTTttctaggctattagcagggagctggagcagaagtggaacagccaggactcgaactagcacccgtatgggatgctggtgctgcaggtggaggcttaacctactatgacaCGACATCAGCCCCACAGTTtctttcccttatgttttccATTTCACCCATAGTATGTACAAAATGGTTTGATATTATATGTTTCCTTGGTTTCAACCATTGGcattttttcaaagagaaaaaactcatcatggagtatttttaaatgaactgaCACATGTAAAGAATTACATGGACTTTGCAAACAGATAAAAGGGCAAAAAAATGTACTATTTCAGGGTTTTTGTCCCTTCAACATTGCTTTAATCATCTGGGTTTGTCTTTTTTCACAAGAAAATGCTGTGTTAATAACTCAGTTttgcatctttctctgtaacactagaaatcaatcaGAATGCCTCATTAGTCCAGGGTAAACCACAACATCAGAATGTTTATATAACAATTTAATAAAGCGGAAATGCTTGATTGTGGTTTTTAATTCACTGTTTGGTGTTTAAGAAAAAGGTCTGTGGTTGTCCTTGTGATTTTTAGAATTGTTGTATGGCCATATGCTGTTTGACTTAATGAATTGTCTTTATTAATTAACAACCTAAAGTAATGCCATCAGTAGCTCATAACTAGAAGTTCCagatttttattaataatgtCATTAAGAAGGTAACCAAGATTTTAAGATTAAAGTAAGCTTTGAttttttacacttttattttctgtaacatAAGTTAGCCAGAGGAGCATTTTTATGCCTTGCCAGCCTTTTATATGAATAGTTCATAGTACAAGAACCAGTGCTGAGTACctcaacagaaaaataatatgattaacattttaattctatcctaGTGGAAACTGGAGAAGGATGCCTTTGCATATTGAATGTTATATAAAAATGCCTTGGTTTAGGCCTTCAGAGAACCACAGAGAAGGTGGAATTACTAGTTAAAGCAAAATATATACCATAATGTATGAATATTCTTAACGaaattttgacatatttttacatagcaaaaatatattttttgcatCTTTAATAATCTATAGATGACAATTTCTCATGGTATTGATACTTAATGTATGTGTAGTTGGATAGAATTGGATACTATATGAGGCTGTTGTTAAAAGCCTAAGCTCTTGTCTTAGGTCAAAGAGAAACCATAGATAATTGTGATTAGAACTAGGGTTGGGTTTGTTTCAAGCATAAGTTTAGGGCAACATTTTCTGAATTTACATTTATGGTTATTGAAAAATTGCATATTGGTAATATAATATGATCCAGTTTTTAGTGTGAGGTAATCTCCAGTTTCTGTAggaacttcatttctttttaataaaagtgaTACCTTAGTTCTGTAGTACCTGGTATAATGCAGTGTCCACAAAAGGTTCTTGAATAGTAAATATGCCGAATtcactttaaaattgttttctgtgGAGCGATGTTAGGATAGACCCCTCTGATGAGACCAGCATGAGGCTGCTGCTTATAGCCATGTCTACAATGTTGTCATATGCTGTGCAGACCTGCCTGTGAGAGTGGCTGCATGTAGAATATTTTGTTGAACTCTCAGTATACTGGGAAAAATAATTATCCCTATTTATCCTCTAGGTTAAATAGATAACACCCTGTCCTCCCCCACACACAGAGGcaaatattttaagtcattttattaataatttacaAAACTGGAAATAAGTGGTATTGTGGAAAACAGCATACAGAAATGTAAGAATAATAAACCTTTTTGTATCAAGTAGTTTGACTCCCATACATAAAATGTTGAGAGAATATTGTTTCATCCTTTTAGCATCCCAGGGAGGTCCCCGTATTTGTAAAATATTGGGTGATTAAATTTCTCTTCTTAAAATCACTAACTGTATGAAATTGTCATTTCCTTTTTATACTTAGAATTATACATTTCACtcattgtttcttgaatttaggGAGATTGTCCTTGAATAAGTTTTTCTAAAGACTGAAAGTCCCAGATTTCATCTGCATGATCAGTTTCACCCTCCAGAGTGCAGAGTGTGCCTCTGCATCTGTGTTTGTTTCCTGGGACTCCCATAACAATTTACCACAAACTGGATGGCTTCAAACAGCAGAAATTTCTCCTCATACTTCTGGAGGCCAAAATTCAGGATGTCAGCAGGGTCATGCTTCCTTCAGAGACTAAAGATGCATTCCTTGCTTTTTTAATCTTCTGATAGCTGTAAGCATTCCTTGACTATCTGTGTGTCCATCGTCACATTGCTTTCTCCTCTCagaacctctgcctctctctcagaATACGTATGATTTTACTTAGAGCCCAACTGAGTAACCCAACAGAAATCCCTCTAAACCCTTACCTTAATCACatccttttctctatttttctctaattttcacTATTTTGTCACAGTGAAGTAATATTTACAAGTTCTGGTAACTGGGAATTGAGTGTCTTTGGGGGACTGTTTTAAGCCTACTGTAACATTCCTTTTGATTGTGCAGCAACAGCAAAATATCTTCCTCAGTGAATTTTTCTCTACTTTGCCAATATGGgcagaaaatgaagaaacattaATTCTCAACTGTGTTAAATGAAAACTAAGGTTATAAAGATGATGTTTCCAatcttttataactttttttttaaaaaaaaagatatatttatttgaaaggtaggagttacagagagacaaaaagagatagagatagcttccatctgttggattTCTCCCccgatgcccacaacagccagggctgggccaggccaaagccaggaggcccagaactccttctgggtctcacagtttgttggcagggacccacttaCTTGTTGCACCATCATTTGCTGACTTTGCAGGCcacaaagcaggaagctgggttagaggCAAAGTGGCTGGTACTGGAACCTGCACTCCAATAAGAGACACAGtggccccaagcagcagcttaacccactacaccacaaccccTGCCCCTTTATACCTTCTTGAGGGGATGTAATACTTTTAACACAGTAAGAAAACTAAATGATGATAATTTATGTCATTATCAATGTAGATCATTccatcattttctgttttcttactgttttttgttttttagtccaAGGAATGGACAATTGATGAATAATCATGAAATAATTCCTAAGGTGATGAATGGTAAAATGTATCAAAATACAAGAAAAGTAAGATATCTGTCATCCTCTGATATATCTTGGATTAATAAAAGAATCCATTGGATCCATCAAAgtaattgtaaaataaaatttaattctatttaaaaaaaaataagtacattttctctttgatttttcaaaGACTTCTAAGAAAGGATAAAAATCCTGCATGTTAATCTGTACAAATAGAACTGCTTAGAAAaggaactgaaaaattaaaagtgaatcaaTAGAACCTGATGGTCTTTTGAAGGTTAatgattgagtttttaaaaaatttctggattaccaaaaccaggagacatTTTTCTGGAACCCTTGAAATAACATTCATTAAATCATTCAGTGTCACtttgaaataagaaaacaattctATAATGACATTTCCAGTTTTGTGTGTCTTACTATGTTGTGTATAATGCTCTTATTCTGTTCCAGAGTATTCATCATACCCTGATTTGCTATTATCCACCTGCCCCCAAGGCTGGTGGTGCGGTTTGTGAAACTaatcaatattttaaacataaattacTCTGTACGGGAATATATGTGCATGTCTCTTGCCAGAAGgactttaagtaaataaacaaaatgcaaaatcTTCAGTGATTTATCCAGGGTGGTAGGTCAACAAAAACCCAGGGACCTATTTGCAAATATTAATTTCAATTCAGTATTCATGAGCCAAGTCTGTAAATCTCTGCTGACTGACTTTGACTGATTGAGAGAGACCACAGACTTGCAGAGAAGGGAGATTTATGTTGTCAGAGTTCTTGGCTTGATGCAAGAACCTCCATAAATAGGATATTTTATAAGTTATGTGAATAAAGGACCCAGGTATCCAACAGAGTTTCTTTAGGATAATTCTTTGAACATAGATGGTTATTGAAAATATAACTAGATTTCTCATTCTTATATTACTAAGTCACAGTAAAAACTGAAATGTGATAAATAAACATGTAAGTAAGAGTTTTCAAAAGTTTCTTCTGGCTCCCTACATTTTGCATAATCTTAATTTTAGATATATGATTACAAATATAACAGCAGTTCATTTTTATTCCAGTGCTCCAAAGAGGAAATTGTTTCTTGAATGCCTATGAAGCACTGTGCTAGGTGCTTGCCCAGTTTATACTGTTCAGTCTTTAACATTCCTGTGAGCTATTATTATCATCACTGTTTTATAGATAGACCATGACacagttgaagaaactgtccaGAGTCACTGTACTGGCGCTTTCAGTCATTGTGTGCCTCTTCTGCAGCCTAACCCCAGGAATCCAGCTGTTTTGTATTCATGATGCTGGCCTGGGCACACCTGATTAGAACAAAGATGGGCTACTGACTCCAGGACATTGAATCTGTAGGCTAAATAGTGGCTGATGCCACTGACACTAAGCTCTGTTAAACTGAGATGAGCCAGGCCAATCCAGCTTCTCCTTCTGGAATTGAGAATTGAATCACTCAGAGACTAAGTGGGGTGAATTTGAGTTAGAGCCACAGCTGGTGGCCATATTGGGTTGTGAGTATCATGGGAAAGCTGAAGTGAGAGAAACTGTTTGGCTTTTAATGCATTGAAGAAGAATAGCCTTATGAAATTGCCTCTTATATCCTACAGTGAaacccatttttttttacctGAGCTAGTTTAACTAGATGCCTGTTCTTTGCATCTAAGAGAAGCCTTGACCAAAACAGGTGCTTACAGAAAATGGCCAGGAAGGTTTTAACCCTGAGTCCTCTAAAATAAAAAACgtttatttttttcactgtgtTCCCTTCCAAGACAGATAATCTTGTATTAGGAGATACACCAGTTTTATTGCTATAACTCTTACACCAGAAACTACTTACTACATTGAATTGATGCAGGTGACAGTAACAGGCAAGAAGCATGACCATAACAAGTGTCAGTGGTGATTAAATTGAAGGACTTGTTGGCAAATGGGAATCAACTTCTTGTCttgtaagaggaaaaaaaacaccttttttttcccttgatgtagaaagaaaagcaataaatTGTAGGGAGAAAGCAAAAGACAATGAGCAAAAAtctgattaattttctttttttgtgccaaaccaaagccaaagaAAGGAAGATTAAAGGGTGACTTCTTCAGTAGAATTTCTCTATTTTTGCATAAGACTGGTGGTACTTATCATTAGAGTTCATGTGTGTCAATATGAAAATTTTCTAATACAAATACAAGTGTTAACAGTGGTCTGTTTCTGAGTGGAGAGGGAACGCACAGCTTACTTAACCCAGAAGGTCTCACCTAGGAGCGGTTTGCCATTTTATAGACACTTGGCAATGTCTAGAGATGTTTTCTGTCCTCACAGCTAGGGGGTTGTACTGGCAGCAGAAGGGAGAAGCCAGTGAGCCTGTCGGTGTCCTGTAGTCTGCAGGACTGCTCACAACCACAACATTATACTGCCACACTGTCAACAATGCTGCATTTGAAAAATCTTGCTGAATGTATACTGAAGCTTCCACTTctatttgatattatttttttaaacgagttatttatttattatttgaaaggcagagttacagagagagagagagagaggtcttccatccactagttcactccccagatggccgcaatggcaggagctgcgccgatccaaagccaggaacttcctccgggtctctcatgcaggtgcagggtcccaaggacttgcgccatcctccactgctttcccaggccatggcagagagcaggattggaagtggagcagctaggtctcaaaccgatgcccatataggatgctggcactgcaggtagcagcttacccgtgatgccacagtgccggcccctacttgATATTTTTTTGCCTTCACCTGGTAAGTATCATTTGGTTGGTGAGCTCTGTCCCATTTGTATTCAGCTCCCAACAACCATCTCCATcaaaaacttccttttttttttttttaagatttatttatttatttatttatttgaaagtccgaattagagatcttccatctgctggttcactccccaaatgggtcaggctgaagctaggaaccagagcttcatccaggttccccaacatggatgcaggggaccaaagactcgagtcatcctctgctggtttcccaggcacattagcagggaggtagattggaaatggagcagccaggactcaaaccggagctcatatgggatgctggcactgcaggctggggctttaacccactgtgccacacagcaCCACCCCTATTCCTTTTCTAATCCAGCAGTCAGTAGAACACAGGTATTCTACTTTCTCTATCTTTTGTTGTTTTATCTCTCTTAAATTAAACAAATTATGTGATGGAGTTAGCTTGCACTGGTTATCAGAGCAGATTTTGTGTATCTCTTCCCAATTCTGTGTTCAACGATGTCATGTTACTAGCTGAAATTGGTTAGAATACTAGTATGCATACCATTGAAACTGGAAAATGCTACCTCAGAGCTTTCAgaactggtgttgtggcgtagtgggttacactgccagtatcccatatgggttctggttgtactctaagctgctccacttccaatccagctccctgctaatggcctgggaaagcaacagcagatgaaccaagtgtttgggccactgcactcatgtgggagaccggaagaagctcctggctttagcctggtccagtcctgcatgttgtagccatttggggagtgaaccaccagataggaaatctctctttctctctctctctaactctgcctttcaaataaataaacaaatctttaaaaaaaaaaaaaatcagagctttTCCCCTCTTGAAGCAAGCACACCTTTTAATTAACCCATTTAGCTTGCCTTCAGTCAAACACATCTTTAAAGTAAATGAGGGTGAAATTATGTTAGATCGGGTGAATACAGGTAGGATAATTGTGTGTTTCAGCAGCTGTAGCCTAGTTTGTCTAAGTTGTAGACAGGTGTTTTTACAGTTTTAATATTCATACCTTCATTATACATTTTCCCAATTTTGGAGTTTACTGATGATTTGTAGATCCTCTTTTGAGTATCTTTAATAGAAAACCAATGGCCCCATTTTTGTTCCTGTCCTTACAGGAAGCGGTTTGACAGGGCTGAGGCAGAGTACATTACAGCAAAGCTGGATTTACAGCGCAAGACTGAGATAAAAGAGCAACTCACTGAGCATCTCTGTACGATCATACAGCAGAATGAGCTTCGGAAGGCCAAGAAGTTGGAGGAGTTGATGCAACAGCTGGACGTACAAGCTGATGAGGAGACTTTGGAGCTTGAGGTGGAAGTAGAAAGACTTCTTCATGAACAAGAAGCAGAAGCAAGGAGACAAATGGCTCATTTAGAGAGGCCGTTTCAGCCTGCCGGGGACAGTGTGACAACAGGATTTgctgatgaaaataaaaagtatcaaGAACAAGCTGTTTCCCTAAAGATAGATGAACAGTGTGAAAATTCTAAGAGCATTCTTCTTCCTAGTCTAGGCTGCCCAAATCAAGAAGTTAATGGCATTTCAGCTGATGGAACCACGTGAATTGCCAGGACTGTTTTAAACTTACCTGACGTCAAGAAAGTACACTTACTACAGGAAATGATACCCTTTACCTCTGATAAAACCGCTGTAAGACAGTGTTAATTTTTGAACCCAT contains:
- the GORAB gene encoding RAB6-interacting golgin isoform X2; this translates as MEEKNKRKKALLAKAIAERSKRTQAETMKLKRIQKELQALDDMVSADIGILRNRIDQASLDYSYARKRFDRAEAEYITAKLDLQRKTEIKEQLTEHLCTIIQQNELRKAKKLEELMQQLDVQADEETLELEVEVERLLHEQEAEARRQMAHLERPFQPAGDSVTTGFADENKKYQEQAVSLKIDEQCENSKSILLPSLGCPNQEVNGISADGTT
- the GORAB gene encoding RAB6-interacting golgin isoform X1; translated protein: MAQSWAGFSEEELRRLKQTKDPFEPQRRAPVKKSRQQIQREKALLEQSQKLGLQDGSTLLPPEQLLSAPKQRSNTQKPLSSPPALPSTLTLTSPVGDGKPQCIESQPREPRLENSHDAHKNVEVSPPKPDCKLEKKKVELQEKSRWEVLQQEQRLMEEKNKRKKALLAKAIAERSKRTQAETMKLKRIQKELQALDDMVSADIGILRNRIDQASLDYSYARKRFDRAEAEYITAKLDLQRKTEIKEQLTEHLCTIIQQNELRKAKKLEELMQQLDVQADEETLELEVEVERLLHEQEAEARRQMAHLERPFQPAGDSVTTGFADENKKYQEQAVSLKIDEQCENSKSILLPSLGCPNQEVNGISADGTT